The genomic stretch TTCCTGACAGCCCTCATAGACTGGGTTAACAATGGAATAGTGCAGTACCTTCCCATAATGAACTAATCTAGAGTCATTACAAGATAATTGCATCAAccatattacatttgtatttacaatgatactctcaaaattaaatgaattatggATTCTATAAGTTTCAATCATTCTAAAAACTAATGGTTAATCATTAAATATACCTCCCCCAGGTTAACAACAGCAATATGAATAATCCACTCACCCCACAAACATTTCTTAACATTGGGTAAAATCTCACACCCCCCaccaaattttacaaatttcatatttacattttcatcacAACTGTTACTTACAATAACGTAACAAGTACaagtattttccaaacatcattacaaaaatgttatattaagatGTCAAATAAAGAAGTAACACAAAAATAGGTACAAAGTTCTATTAAAATCCATTCTGTGGTTTCTGAGATTTTGTGATAAGTCAACTTGTGGGTACAGAATCGTACGTAAAagctgtaaaattttttttatggaatACAATCCTCACAATTGttgacataaatatgtttttgggGAGTTAACAGTGAACGGTAATTTCTGCATTAGTTCAAGAGACTCATGATGTGACAGGTAGGTTGAACATTGTTGAGTGTGTAATCTATTAATATAAACGCCAATTCCAACAAAGAAattgttttggattttttttaatttttggattttgGATTTAGCTTAACCACACAAATCTATGCTAATATGTGATACCATCAATGACACCTGTATACAAGCCAATACCACTGATTGACTTATTACGAAAATCAAAGAACGTATTTACATGAAATGTTGTACATAAGTTTGTCTTACTTCTTAGGCGATCGCTAAGAAACAGATTGGAAAATATTGCAGATTAACCGTGAAAATGCATATACTTTTAATGACAATTTTCATTACATTGAGAAGTGATAGAGAACTATACTAACTTTCAGATTTGTAAATGTATTCTATAGTGATACGCTCAATTCAAAAGTTATTGAAAGTTTGTATTTATCAAGTAATCTCCAAAACTATTGAACAGATTTATACAGctcaatgtaaacatattcgtCTTATATTTTAGGTGCTCACCAAAAGacgatttttaaaaactttgtagtCCAACGCAAATTTGTGACAATTATAATGACATATTCAAAACAACAGGAGGAATTTATATGGAACTGTTAACACAAGTTCATCTTACTTCTTAGGTGCTCACCAagaaatggatattttaaaaaactttgcaGTCTAACCACACAAATTTGTGACAACTTTAAtgatatattcaaaataacaGAAGGAATTTATATAGAACTGTTAACACAAGTTCATCTTACTTCTTAGGTGCTCGCcaagaaatggtttttaaaaaactttgcaATCTAACCACACAGATTTGTGACAACTTTAAtgatatattcaaaataacaGAAGGAATTTATATGGAACTGTTGAACACAAGTTCGTTTCAGTTCTTATATGGAACTACACAACTAAAGTGATAATCATAGAAGTAATTTGGGGCCATTTTTCCACTGCGAAGCATGGGTACTTTCAGCTAGTAAATactagtaaatttataattttatgaatcagAAAACTTGTATAGAAGTTTTAAagtgtgtaataattttttgtaattatggaAAATTGCTATTGTAAAAAAtctatatgtaataaatattactgtcaTTTTGAATATATAcgtacaaatttgtaattttctccttctttatactcaaaattaaaaacacttgtaTATTCTGAGCTACATATGTACACGtactaattatttctttaatacagatcaaaagctttaaatttacattttttatcagttcTCTGTTTCTAGAAATTTAGAACCTAAAACAAACCATTGTGTAGGCTACAGGTTTTCTTCGAGCAACCCATACAcccatatatacacacacaaaacactCTGAACATCAATAGATGATGATATAGTGCAGTGAAGACTTACCTGGCAAACTCTGCGAGCTGTTTGGGATCACTGAGGTCCAGTCCTGGGATTCCTTCAGGAGGGATCTTTCGATCTGTCATGTAGTCCTCATAGTCAGGATCTGGATCCGGGTTGCTGCACTCATCTGTCGACAAACATTCATAATAAACTATGGTAACAGTCTATTGTATGaaccaaaacaaaaatttaagatgaaagccTAGAAAATATGTGAAAGACCTatattcttaattgttttatttttattgttgtgtcacattacatatagtttaaaatttgtaatgtatttaggAGTTTGTAATCATATATCTACTGTTGAGCTGTAATTGTTGAAATTGTTAGATCTACTATATACTGTTGCATTTGTtactgttgtatatattttatattaaatcctgtttTGTTGAACTTGGTTGGACCTTAGATTTGTTAAATTTGCTACCATCTGAATATTGATTTatcacattattaataattgttatttatcttcaaaatgaATTTTACTATTAAGTGTCTACTGCCAAGGTATAgttattgaaattgtttgttacggtgaaaataactagttaaatttGTTACGGTTTGATTCATTTTGGTATTTTATCATGTATTActgacatatattttaaatctgtctTAGTAGTCCTTAGATTTGTTAAGCATTCtactattaattgtttttgtttgatttatgtaatgatttatttatttgtaatatctaaaaattttgaaacattattttttttaaacttaagtccACCCTCTGCCAAAAGATGACTGAATAGGCTTTGAATATACTTTGATAACTGTAGTATATAATgacaatatattaaaaaggaaACGGTTTTTCTCTCTTCCACATGTGCTTTGTATAtgcacatggaattgtatttttgtgaactgtgaacagtCTCCACTAGTTTCTACATTAGGTACTCATATCAACTAGGTACTCCTGATTGAGTCTCACCGATATCCCTGAGAGAGTTCACGTCTGGCCAGTTCACATCTGTCGGCATGTGTACAGGGCAACTCAATGGATGTCCAGAAATAGTACATCACTAATAACCAAGATATTGGGGTAAAGGTAATGAATAATAggtttaatataaagaaaaagttTGTAGTGTGAGAATAGCACCGTTAGTGATAAAGAAGGTGAAACAATTTAGAACTGTGCAGAAGATCTTACaggtttaataaaacaattaaaaaaatcttatacgTTTTACATTTTTCCCCAGCTACACGGCCAAGTACTTAGGTACCCTTAAACAAAATGACCAATTCAGTGTATTTCCTGGTAAACGAGTACTCCACTATAACTATATAGattcaaagaaaatttatatattaagagatTGGTTTTGccgtttataaatttaacatattttacacattttcaaTCATTTTTTGCGTATTAAAATCTGTCCTAATGGTTGATTGCTGCTTGAGGTAGATTTAAACCTGGTTTAGGGGGAGAAATGGGGTTTAGACAGCATGTTTTCCCCATCCCAAACCTGTAATAGCTGATTGGGTGAAACCAGTCTGCAACTGTCTATAATCAACTACTGTACTGATCAATACGTAACTTGATACATGGGCAATTTACTAATGATCATGTGATGGAGGAATAATTCTGTTTAGTAATGGATGTGAGCGATTTACTAATGGcgatgtatttgtattattactttttttctgGCAATTTTTGTACTCCTCAATATTTCTATTAGCTTATAcctacttaatattattttaatagtggTCCCAATAGTGGTACTTACAAAGTATGGATATTAAATGTGTACATGTATACACTTATGATGATATTAAAATAGACGTGAATTTATGCATTTATAGGAGTCTGATACAAATCAAGAACCAGGTGATGATTGTTGATGCATTCCaatgtagaaaaaaataacaaattagtaaTGCTGGGATTTGGCTTAGCCATATTTTCTTGTCATTAACCAATTTGATTTTATAGTTTAGCTTTCTATTTTATTCCATATTGtgggttttattaaattattttaaactaaattttaaatcaaaaataataaatgtaattatattttattcactttattacgttaaaatgcagaattttaaaaaaattcagcaATAATTGTTATATGAACTATCTTTCTGTGTGAACAAATACCTCAGGTAAACAAGATCATGAGAAGATCTTGtacatgtaaatatgtattttgattaattaaactGTAACTAGCAATCATATGTATCTGTTTGTGCAGGTGAGCTAAATGACGTGAAGTTTTATTGTGATTGCCTTACGCTTAAATAACAAATGACAACTTTgatcaaaattatttcttaataacaaCCTCCCAGTGTTTCAACAATACAATGTTAATTCTTTGCTTAAATTTCCTACATTGATTATTTCTATGATTTCTCTTATTATCCTTAGATAACAATAGGGGATTTTTCAAGTAGCCTACTTTCATCTTGTAGAATTCAACTGAATGTTTGGTTTTGAAACAGTGTTCAGTTATGAAAGGTTTCTTTTTTACCCTATGTGCCAAATGTGTTCACTCACTTGTGCAAATACTTAACATAAGTAAGAGCCACAACCAAATGCACTTACTCCATGTGTGAACAGTGGAATAGTGTCCTTCACTCCactgtgtatgtatttttaacaaagtgCTGTGTTTTAGTGCTGGCTCTTATAGCAATGCAACAAGAAGCTTGGCACCCGAAGGGACTAACTTATTTaatggctgagtgttagcgaagcctatcatgcAAATCactgaaaaaattacatttttttctatccGTCTGTAAGCATGACAATTTGAGAATAAACTGATCTGTAGACTcgtaattttgcatgaagcttcatttctatataacatAGAGTTCAATGGTGGAACATTTTCTctaagggatttggctgagcattagtgaacaaTTTTACACTGgtctatgggtaaccatgattacTTGTATCATATTATGAGAGTGCAGGCTTCTTCacataataagtttatatatgattaatatttactatattcaaTAGGTAcatcaatatttagttttttttagtagaTAACAACTTAAGTGTACACCTGGGTTACTTTGCCTGTTAAGCCagccttttcttttaaaacaattaaaaaaacactataattaatatattttgttataatgttgTTAAGAgttgacaataaaacatttatagtacatatttttagtataagaatttaaatagtaacattttatgtatctttttttatttaaaatattgcaaataaagtGAATGATTCATTCACTCAGCATTCATAAAACCCCTAGatcaatatttagttttcatcaaataacttaactatttatatttattaccaataacaATGTATAGACTACATATTAAATACTTTGTAGCACACATAAAAATAGTCAATAATGACACGTGCTCTGGTAGTTTCTTCCAcactgttttttattaataagctattaaaaataaatgttttattgaacatGAAAATGAAATCCGCTGTTATTACACTTTGGTTTAAATGCAAGaacacatttaatataaattataaagtatttaaaattgttgaataaaataaatcttatccTCAGTTACAATTTGTAACACAGTAAAACATGCTGGTGGTAACTCTTTCACTTCAAAGGTGCATTATTATAAGTACTGATACGCCTGGATACATTCCAAACGGATTGAagtatcaatgtacaaccttcaccatacttgttaaattacttttttggattttgtttagggtaacaaaaattttacacCCTTTTCAAAGGGAGGTAGAAGGaggtaaactttaaattttcaaattgcaacccctatcttgtgataTGTCATATTAAACgtatattcaatagaaacacaatgccACTAAGAAAATACCACTATGCCATTTCTAGCAAAATGTATGGTCaatcttactttatttttattaataataaacatattgcaAACGAGTATCTTTAGAGTGGCCGTGCTCCCTTAGGTGGAAACGGATTTcattggaaaaagtagtgttggaattgttataaaatatgcacaaaatttttaaaatagttagtaTCTTATAGAATttgtataaactatataaaacagctgatgcctaccATAAGACAAAGCTTTTGCTGCTCCTGGCTTAAATGCAAGCGTACGTTAGTGGTTAtactcgcttatgcattgacagaTTATTTAGAAACAAGTGCcattggaattgtaatgaaattgttcaaACAGTTAGTGTCTGGTAAAGTTTAACAACTatactggattttttttttttggacttaaacatttttttaacacatgccattttgttaatattaaatgaaataacacaaatatttcttttacattttcctcttatttattgaaatctatgttagaaattttgtttctttagtttaaatagttttaaagataacaatttgtttataaaaaatggtggctagcggtgTTTTCATGACACTTTTTGTTTGAAGTGATGAGTACTaacacccacagaagtttgtgaacaccctgtgtgtgagtgtgtgtgtgagtgcgtgcgtgcgtgcgtgcgtgcgtgcgtgtgtgtgtgtgtgtgtgtgtgtgtgtgtgtgtgtgtgtgtgtgtgtatataaaaattatccgCATCATAGTGAAATATTAGGTGTTTCAAAAATGCAATATAGCCAACCTGTAAGAAATTGATGTTAactaattgttatgtttacagTGAAAAGCGCTAAGTAGTATTTTACCCATTTTCAGTTGTTTAGCAAAACAATATAATAAgcacaataaaattatctttcaaaCTAATTAATgtgctttttaaatttgtttatttaatagtaaattaattaacacGTTCACGGCAACggactttttaatttattacggtatcaaatttttaaataattatgacaaaaaccgtatttgattttattacttttaaacacctaagtataacaagaaaagtAAGTAGGCTTCGCAATTcgcacaaaaaaattatttcaatttttctgtACCgtatgtaaaatagaaaaaagtgtaATGCCTAGgggtacctaaaaaaattaatgcaccttaaaaattaatcaatcgtGTACCCGACAGGGTGCAcgagtctgaggtatttatttatttaagcgtggagtcaaatttaacaaaccaccaagacatgcaaacaataaaattgcaataagggaatgcatagcaacgtgtacaCCATTGGGCGCATGATGCGTTTTATGAAAGCCCGGTGTGTACCAGATCGGGTAAGTTAATGAAACTATATTCTAGACCTAACAATACTATTAGAATAAACATTAGAAGTATTATTGGAATGGCTAATATTACAATGAAccataataaagtttattacttgaaaagtaaaaaaaaaaaaacaatagtttggTGGTTTGGTCAAGCAGCCGAAAGTGGTAATTAGATGCTGTGTTAATTAACTCTCATAGTCACTCCACCTTAAACTTGTTTGCAAAATTCTACACCTCTGCAAACCGTatcttttataacaataaagtcATGACTGGAGAAGCCAGTTCGTTCacaaaacattgtataataaacaaaaatgttgtgttGGTTGAAAAGTCGACGTTTGACTACTGCAGGTTAACAACAAAATCACATCGGGAACATCACACAGATTAACAACTAGAAAGATGATTTATGAAAAGCAAAGACtactaaacattataaacaactCATAGGCTTTTAATTGATTAACAATTTAAAGGTCTTTGACtagtattcttttatattttataaaaaaactaaatgtcgTTCACACTTTTGGGGTTACCCGACTGACACCAAATGGGTTGATCAACATTTCCAAGGTTATAACTAATGGTTGTAGTACAATAAGAGGGCCTCACCACAATCGAAACATTGATATTCATGATTACCTAAATCAAAATGTTCAATCTAATTAGCCtacgttataaatatttcaaattacagtgtataattttttcagctgttatatctaaaaaaaataataattcaattatgaataaaaactatttagtttacctttgtttatttattttcaaacttgtagcctatttacaaaatgtaataaatattacattttaagaatagCCAACATATAGCCTAGACAGTTTTtacttaattcataattaaattattactttttaagttataaaaatatttgaacaatacTGTACTTTGAACTAGGCTACctacaacataatatttattttaacattttaacattttggttTAAGTAGGCCTACtccattataattaaataaatatgaatatcgacgatttgattgtggtggtggtcgtttattatactgcagccgaatgaattaaaaaaagaggtgGCCATAATTAACTGTAAATAACTACAATTAGAATGTTTTTGATTTCAGTAATTTGGGCATTTCTAATCCATAACTTGCTGGCCTGATTCGATTTTGGTGGAGGCCACTACTGCAGTCATCCTAATTTATTGGGTCAATGTTTACTTCACTTGATTTATTGGTTATTTTAGGTTAAAGTAACTTACTTAAAAAGCGTTAGTTAAGGATAGCAATCAATGAAAAGGGTGAGGAAAGACATAATAGGAGAAATGTTTACATGAGTGAGTAAACTACTAGGCCTATACTACATATTTCTTTAATCTTCCTGCCTTAGATctaaaattttgagattttttacctTTAGTGGAATgtaccttttaaattttaagacatttccctccttttatttaataataggcTATTTATTAAACTGATTCATTTGTTAACTATCTTTGTCAAATCcttggatttaatttaattaaatcctATTTAAATGGCTTAGTAGTCTATAGAATGACATCTATAGCCTAAGATTGGTTTAACAGTCTCATGTTTGAAATTTTTCCATGCTAATATGGGCAACCTACTTCAGACCACAGAATGAATTTAATAGTTgtgatttaaaaaacttttgtgaAAATTAACAACTAGCCAATTATGTTCAGAGGTTTAGATCCAATGGAAGGAGGAAATAGTAAAACCTAATAAACTGGTTTGAAAAGGATCAAGTAGAGGGGATTGAGTATTCATACTGtcaaattactgtatttaatttaagtgCAATTAATCTAAACAATTCATCATACCctactatacaatttaaaatttttctgattgaaatttaaattttttaagtgaaaaatcgctttagtaataataataaacaacaacacGGTGAAAACTTAGTAGGGCCTTCTACATGAAAATGGCGACCATCCGCCATCACACGAAAGCGGccatattacaataataaaggagccatattgcaaaataataatgGCAGCCTCCTTGTTACGTTCATGGCCGTCAAGAACCAAAACAAACCAagtaaacaacaaattaaaacactttaataataaattaacaacacaaTAATTTGTCATTAACATCTTCGTAAGACATTATCGATCCATACCCTTCGTGACCGTTCGTTGATTACCCTCAAGAGACACTTGGCAGTATCACGACATACATAGGTTTGACACATAGCCTACAAATCCAAATAATAACTCTTTCGGTGAATAccttatttatgaaataaattgaaattgtcACTTCATATTATTACTCACCATCGTCCGTTCCAGATGCCCACATCGTCACAGAAAATTCACCTTCCAAAGTCCTTATTTGAACTTGCTTCTGTTCCCACTTCCGAGTTTTTGTTTCAGTCATATCTCCAATGTATTGATCGTTGGTTCGAAATCTACCTTGTTTTTTAGGCTTTTTACCTCTTCTGGAAGGCCCCGGACTAGATTCTACATAAATATCACTGTCCGTTGGGACTGCAATTTGATCGTAAACCGATAAAGGATCTACACCTCCAACAATTTCTTCTtgagtttgtaaaattatttcttctCTTCCTGGATCCGGTAAGGGCTGTAAAGCAATCATTGGTTGACCGTCTACACATTCTATCGTAGTTTCAACAGTTTCACACGGAATTTCACACGGTATACTTTCAATTTCGATCTCTTGGATGTCCGGCTGAATCTCAACTTCAGTAATATAGTCAGTCGACGCCATCTTTCCTACTACTATGGCGAGAAGATTCCTAGATCCATTCTCCACCGTACTTGTCACGGCCATTCTAATTAGAACGATGCAAAATGAAGTATGTTTATTACTATATCAAGTGTTCAGTAATATGAAAATAAGTTTCACTTCTCGATTTCATTTATCTATACAAAAGATGTAATAATGACAATTTTATAATCGCTGTATATACAAATGTTATCGTATATTGTATTCTTCAAATCATTGTTGTCGTTTAGCCTAGTTTGAGTACTGtacttattttcatatttgttattgttcttttttttagtttttatggttTCAAAGCTAAACTATTTTACCTGATAAGCCTCGGTAAACCTAACAAAATATAGGGGCGAATTATTGTGTACTTATGCATATGATATATTCCTTATTCCACAACCAAGTAGTATATAGTGTTGTGTTTCATAGTAATTTATCACACAAGTTTCTCTGCATTCTAAGATACTATAGGCTACACGTTTACATGGCAATAGCGATTCTTGATTTCACCGTTTCgaatatttttaatcactttttGAAATgctgtatttacattttaaaccgTCAACTGACAATCATTAATTCCCACCAGTACacatttttaagtattgttatacaatattaatgtttatgaaaGTCATATTAATTACATAGTAGCTAGACAGAAAGCCATACGTGCCTTTGTTTTATCATCGTGCCAATTTGCGATCATTATTAATGATCATTTTTATCATTCATATGATTttgatttttatcatttatatgattttatcaTTATTGCCAACATTATTCGGTGATTAGGACTGTTACTATGCAGTATATTTTCGTCTTGGTCAGTCAATGTTCCAGGGGACGATAAAGACAATTCGCCTGAAATGAGCCATACAGTTTGTTTACTTTTCAATGTACACACTTTATGGAGAACACgcataaataatatacagtgtgttttgtttatttaacgtAATATTCAACAAGAATGTACTAATAAACAAACGAACTAAGTTAAAGTATGAAATGCGGAtccggtttttatatcgcttaGTTTAACTATcgatatttaacataattaaacaCTGTTGTATGACCAACTGGTGACTTTCTGTAAGTATATATAATTTccgtatatataattttgttatgaggttgaattgatatatatatatatatatatatatatatatatatatatatatatatatatatatatatatatatatatatatagttactgaaaatttaaaactaaaattaacatcAATAACACTAACACATTTCAAAAAGATGATACATGATGcagtaaagtacatgttcttgcttcccaatctcCAGTCTAGTAGTTACGAGTATATCAGTATTTATACTAATCACTATTGTATACCTCATCAGTTATAAATATACGCGATGTCCCCTCGATGaatttctgtcataaaaattccATTTAGTGTCTTGTGTATTactttgtgattccatttgctACAATCTCGAAGTCACTTTTCTTGCttacttcaaaaaattgtatGAGCGAATAGTTTGTTAAATCAAGCTGATTCTCTGTTCCTCGGCTAGCAGTTACTATAAATATGCTGTCTCaaaatgtctaaggaaaccaaattcaataccttacatgtacgcattttaaatttagttaaataggtaaaatccaaaatatattaatttattgctttaaCTTGTTGTCATgattttaaataagaagtgtttttttttatctcatttaagcctgAGCGTCttagctatgctggcttcgatgtgcATTAGTgttttattgtcaaagtacatgattggaccaccccgggatttgaacccgtgatctctcggttagagagccgagactataaccattagtctaagGAGGAGGTCTAATAAGAAGTGTTGTTTGTTATGCTTACactctataaaaatgtaaacaaattgaaaatagtggttaagttaattaaacataCAGCCAtgttgtcataatacaatgtttagacagaattattacatttaacaggctctttcaattcataatacacaactttagagaccaagtcTTTGttgtttttgagaccagtggggcgtaaccCTGAGAGATGtatgaaataagaataagccATCCCAGAATATATTCATCCctgggaccctaagaatgtccaagtaaaatttcagtacaatcagttgaataggttaggcgtgaaaacaaaacaaataaagcactTTCACATTTACAATACTAATTAGGATTGGGATTAGTATAACCAATTATACCCACAATAAAATACCCTAACACACTCTTGTTCCAATAGTCCTAATGTGCAGTCCTTCACTCCGAATCAGTTTCAAATTCTTAAGACATACATGTACAATGTTTAGTCTAATCAAACTATGTATGATAACCAATTTGAAATATTGTCAAATGTTCGCTTTTACCATTTGCATTTCTTAAGTAAACGATTACGTTAAGAACATAGTTCTGTTTTGATCATTATCGCGAACAATGTTAAGTGCATTTCCacaaaaagttaaattacttTGGAACTCTCTACAGCCACTGCATAAAGGACATGAGTGAAATGGGATCAAGATGCTGACTTACCAACTGTCTGGTGAAAAACCATTCCGTGTGATAATTCGTGATCTTCAGCACTCAGTTAACCATAACATACTGTCTAACCAGCTTGCTCATAAAGGGCAAACTCTGAGAGCAATAAGTAACAAAAAGAAATTGCCACTTTTCTTCATTGACCTATAAGTTGCtgataataataaagatataattattcaTCATTGATTCACTGATgtactctctgtaatttaaagaGTAATTCTCAGACctaaacacaaacttgcccagtGCATGTGTCGCCTAAAGTATTGTCTCATAAAAGCTATTATAACATCCTCCATGATGCGTTCCTTGTAAGAGCACTTATTCCTCTTGTTCCACAGAgacttgtaagaaagtttttgcatcaatgcattcattgaaaaaactgcagaggGTTTTGCCACTTCACATAAAACTATTGTtggttaaagtactcatactgccactttttttcttactgtaacagtgtgatgaacgacatgactgtggctttaggtgaaaaactccagagaacccaaaactattgtatgagatatgcatttgatctcaggagAGCTGAGCATATAACACCCTATTGTATTAGTTAAAAGATTTGAAGTTGAATGACCTcagattaataaaaatttcaacattggtccattcaattttaaattctagCTTCCCAAATTATTTCTGAAACGATTTTTaatttgtctctcaaagtggtgtTGATAGAACTCGCTCTAGTTCGTCTGTGCTCTCCATGTTGTAGCACAGACTtgctgtatatgacaagtcttttgtagtaacggGATGTCATCTGTAGAATTCCCTTCCTCGTAGCATAACATCCTTGGAGAGTCGTCCTTGGTTTGTGGTGTCACTGAGGGAGCACTATCCGATGgcggatggttggggcggggtcggcataggtTTTTCGCTGTGGCACTGGCACAGCGAAACTGCTGGTGGTTTTGTTGCACTGGCATGATTGTGTGAGGATAGTGTGTTTCTAATATtcaagtacatgttattattttgtgtgtgagtatgtgtttaaaaatatat from Homalodisca vitripennis isolate AUS2020 chromosome 2, UT_GWSS_2.1, whole genome shotgun sequence encodes the following:
- the LOC124353574 gene encoding transcriptional repressor protein YY1-like isoform X2; the protein is MASTDYITEVEIQPDIQEIEIESIPCEIPCETVETTIECVDGQPMIALQPLPDPGREEIILQTQEEIVGGVDPLSVYDQIAVPTDSDIYVESSPGPSRRGKKPKKQGRFRTNDQYIGDMTETKTRKWEQKQVQIRTLEGEFSVTMWASGTDDDECSNPDPDPDYEDYMTDRKIPPEGIPGLDLSDPKQLAEFARPGHKMKMKKPSNDMLDRTIACPHKGCTKMFRDNSAMRKHLHTHGPRVHVCAECGKAFVESSKLKRHQLVHTGEKPFQCTFEGCGKRFSLDFNLRTHVRIHTGDRPYVCPFDGCNKKFAQSTNLKSHILTHAKAKPRNPMNHRPMQMLHSEEVPQFVQVEVGDVEHQQFIVYAD
- the LOC124353574 gene encoding transcriptional repressor protein YY1-like isoform X1 — encoded protein: MASTDYITEVEIQPDIQEIEIESIPCEIPCETVETTIECVDGQPMIALQPLPDPGREEIILQTQEEIVGGVDPLSVYDQIAVPTDSDIYVESSPGPSRRGKKPKKQGRFRTNDQYIGDMTETKTRKWEQKQVQIRTLEGEFSVTMWASGTDDDECSNPDPDPDYEDYMTDRKIPPEGIPGLDLSDPKQLAEFASTPDCFRPGHKMKMKKPSNDMLDRTIACPHKGCTKMFRDNSAMRKHLHTHGPRVHVCAECGKAFVESSKLKRHQLVHTGEKPFQCTFEGCGKRFSLDFNLRTHVRIHTGDRPYVCPFDGCNKKFAQSTNLKSHILTHAKAKPRNPMNHRPMQMLHSEEVPQFVQVEVGDVEHQQFIVYAD